From the genome of Ziziphus jujuba cultivar Dongzao chromosome 6, ASM3175591v1, one region includes:
- the LOC125419052 gene encoding disease resistance-like protein DSC1 — protein MASSSSLSFQDKYDVFLSFRDPSVVRKQTGSYAVSFAELEERFRDRMEKVHQWRAALTEVSNLSGLDSKEFRPEKKLVQIIFEDITKKLPKYLSSNMHTNGHLTRIEKEIKEIVSILCIGTEDARIIGIWGMAGSPAKDYEKLVNHVICYAHGNPLALKVLGSSLCSKRTDVWESALTFVITELTALIDKSLIESHIDNKLRMHDLLRQLGQTIVRDEHIEPSKRSRLWDVKDVCHVLEKNMGTAAVKSISFNVFEISKDVKLCHAAFSEMHNLRILKICCDNIGNDKFKLYLPQGLGSYLSDKLAYLRWDLYPLKSLPSNFSPENLVELVLRGSHVQKLWNNHEVKSLPVLRRIDLSCSKFLTQLPDLSQSSNLESINLEGCKSLVQVLSSLQNLEKLTYLNLRGCSKLRDFEEISKRTEGFLDVARLGGIKNPLKIFTYLKRCIQSFIGNLNLYSSPDHISQKFAPNLRYLILRETAIETVTPSIAYLSVLVQLDLRDCKRLKSLPTSICHLKSLELLVLLGCAKLETFPEILKPMEHLREPALDFSGIQELPESIENLVSLKNLSLGNSEDLEFLPNSLCNLRNLELIWLCSCSKIQKLPALPPSLPELVVNDCEKLKSIAEIPSLCLRLSATGCTSLENI, from the exons ATCCATCAGTTGTACGAAAGCAGACGGGGAGTTATGCAGTTTCATTTGCTGAACTTGAAGAGCGTTTCAGAGATAGAATGGAGAAGGTGCATCAGTGGAGGGCTGCTTTGACAGAAGTGTCTAATCTTTCTGGGTTGGATTCAAAGGAATTCAG GCCTGAAAAAAAGTTAGTTCAAATAATCTTTGAAGACATTACAAAGAAATTGCCGAAATATCTTTCATCAAATATGCATACGAATGGGCACCTCACCCGAATTGAAAAAGAGATCAAGGAAATTGTATCAATATTATGCATTGGCACAGAAGATGCTCGGATTATAGGTATTTGGGGCATGGCAG GTTCTCCTGCAAAAGATTATGAAAAGCTGGTAAACCATGTGATATGCTACGCTCATGGAAATCCACTGGCTCTTAAAGTCTTGGGTTCTTCCCTTTGCTCCAAAAGAACAGATGTATGGGAAAGTGCATTAa CCTTTGTGATAACAGAATTGACTGCTCTTATTGATAAGTCTTTAATCGAAAGTCATATAGACAACAAGCTACGGATGCATGATTTGTTGCGGCAACTGGGTCAAACAATTGTTCGTGATGAACACATAGAACCTAGTAAACGTAGTCGATTGTGGGATGTTAAAGATGTTTGCCATGTCTTGGAAAAAAATATG GGAACCGCAGCAGTTAAAAGCATCTCATTCAATGTGTTTGAAATTAGTAAAGATGTAAAATTGTGCCATGCAGCCTTCTCAGAGATGCATAATCTACGAATTCTCAAAATTTGTTGTGACAATATTGGTAACGACAAGTTCAAACTGTACCTCCCCCAAGGTCTTGGTTCTTATCTTTCTGATAAGTTAGCATATCTTCGATGGGATTTATATCCTTTAAAATCTTTGCCATCAAATTTTTCTCCTGAAAATCTTGTTGAGCTGGTGCTACGTGGCAGCCATGTTCAAAAACTTTGGAATAATCATGAAGTTAAG TCTCTTCCAGTATTGAGGAGGATCGATCTTAGTTGTTCCAAGTTCCTCACTCAACTACCAGATCTGTCACAGTCTTCAAATCTGGAAAGTATAAATCTTGAAGGCTGTAAGAGCTTGGTTCAGGTGCTTTCATCTCTTCAAAATCTTGAAAAGCTTACATATCTAAATTTGAGAGGCTGCTCCAAACTTAGAGATTTTGAAGAGATATCAAAGAGAACAGAGGGGTTCCTGGATGTTGCAAGGTTAGGAGGCATTAAGAATCCTTTGAAGATTTTCACATATCTCAAACGTTGCATCCAAAGTTTTATAGGCAACTTAAATCTCTACTCATCTCCGGATCACATTTCTCAAAAGTTTGCACccaatttaagatatttaattttaagggAGACAGCAATAGAAACAGTGACCCCATCAATTGCGTATCTATCGGTTCTTGTTCAATTAGATTTGCGGGATTGTAAAAGACTTAAAAGTCTTCCAACAAGCATTTGTCATTTGAAATCTCTTGAATTATTAGTTCTATTGGGTTGTGCGAAACTGGAAACGTTTCCAGAAATCTTGAAGCCCATGGAACACTTGAGAGAACCTGCGTTAGATTTCTCGGGGATTCAAGAGTTGCCGGAGTCCATTGAAAATCTAGTATCCCTCAAAAATTTATCTCTAGGAAATTCCGAGGATCTTGAGTTTCTCCCCAACAGTCTATGTAACTTAAGGAACCTTGAGTTGATATGGCTTTGCTCctgttcaaaaattcaaaaattgccTGCCCTTCCACCATCTTTGCCCGAGTTGGTGGTGAATGATTGTGAGAAATTGAAATCTATAGCAGAGATTCCATCCCTATGTTTGCGTTTGTCTGCAACTGGCTGCACGTCACTGGAGAACATTTGA